The following proteins come from a genomic window of Populus nigra chromosome 6, ddPopNigr1.1, whole genome shotgun sequence:
- the LOC133697191 gene encoding basic leucine zipper 6-like codes for MSRQSLLPPRCPFQKPLVSRPVHDSYPQHHRSPSQGSILGEKPAWLDDLLSDEDADSRGTCLRRSASDSVTLLEGIVDSFSGLSPYNNEAASGGGETCSGLESASMYGPNSPRRRGNVTFSENAIASALSEYAFQNPLQYVDGSLCIWGNTPLDSMGNACGSAGELNGETSTVKRQSGQRSRVRKLQYIAELERTVNVLQTLESELAFKVASMLQKRAALSLENNTLKQQVARLRQEKLIVDAQHKTLKKEAERLKNKLGSSTNNKFRTYSRSSLSPEAARSEVTWQMARLNLN; via the exons ATGTCAAGGCAATCTCTCCTTCCTCCTCGCTGCCCATTTCAGAAGCCCCTGGTTTCTCGACCAGTTCATGACTCCTACCCACAACACCATAGATCTCCCTCCCAAGGTTCAATTTTGGGGGAGAAGCCGGCATGGCTTGATGATTTGTTAAGTGATGAAGATGCAGATTCCAGGGGGACCTGTCTTCGCCGGTCAGCCAGTGATTCAGTCACCCTCTTGGAAGGTATTGTGGATTCGTTTTCGGGTTTGAGTCCTTATAACAATGAAGCTGCCTCAGGTGGGGGTGAAACTTGTAGTGGGCTGGAGTCAGCGTCAATGTATGGTCCTAATTCTCCTAGGCGAAGAGGGAATGTGACCTTTTCTGAGAATGCCATAGCTTCAGCACTATCGGAGTATGCGTTTCAGAATCCTCTGCAGTATGTAGACGGCAGCTTGTGCATCTGGGGGAATACTCCCTTGGATTCAATGGGGAATGCATGTGGTTCGGCTGGGGAGCTCAATGGCGAGACGAGCACTGTGAAACG GCAATCTGGGCAGCGCTCAAGAGTTCGCAAACTCCAGTATATTGCTGAACTTGAAAGAACTGTTAATGTTCTGCAG ACTTTGGAGTCAGAGTTGGCGTTCAAGGTTGCTTCAATGCTTCAGAAACGTGCTGCCTTGTCCCTGGAAAACAACACATTAAAGCAGCAGGTGGCCAGACTGCGGCAGGAAAAATTAATCGTGGATG CTCAACATAAGACTTTGAAGAAGGAAGCTGAgagattgaaaaacaagttaGGTAGTTCCACAAATAATAAGTTCAGAACATATTCCAGATCAAGTCTCTCTCCAGAGGCAGCTAGATCAGAAGTTACATGGCAGATGGCGAGGCTTAATCTTAACTAA
- the LOC133697483 gene encoding glycosyltransferase BC10-like, protein MLSSPILYSFSLLLSFSLIYLFTPQILVPLQNALSYELDDPTLFKKALKPCKTIPSLATNNPTPKIAFLFLTNSDLSFAPLWERFFEGYNNLYNIYVHADPFSKVSNPDGIFKNRFIPGKKTERGSPSLILAEKRLLARAILDDPLNLYFALVSQHCVPLHSFQYMHDTLFGHNILKTFTTQSRHQSFIEILSEDPNLPDRYNARGENIMLPEIPYEKFRVGSQFFVLAKRHALLVLKDRKLWRKFKLPCLNTESCYPEEHYFPTLLSMKNPRGCSHYTLTNVNWTDCFDGHPHLYQAEEVSPNLVHGLRQSNSSYSYFFARKFAPDCLQPLMEMADDVIFKD, encoded by the coding sequence ATGTTGTCATCTCCAATTCTCTACTCCTTTTCACTCTTGCTTTCCTTTTCCCTCATCTACCTCTTCACCCCTCAAATCCTTGTTCCTCTTCAAAACGCTCTTTCTTACGAACTTGATGATCCTACTCTCTTCAAGAAAGCCCTCAAGCCTTGTAAAACCATCCCCTCCCTAGCCACCAATAATCCCACTCCTAAAATTGCCTTTCTTTTCCTTACAAACTCTGATCTCTCTTTTGCTCCTTTATGGGAACGTTTCTTCGAAGGCTACAACAATCTTTACAACATCTATGTACACGCTGATCCATTTAGTAAAGTCTCAAACCCAGATGGGATTTTCAAGAATCGGTTCATTCCTGGCAAGAAAACAGAAAGGGGCTCTCCTTCTCTAATCTTAGCAGAAAAAAGGCTTCTTGCCAGAGCCATTCTTGATGAtcctctcaacctttattttgCTCTTGTTTCTCAACACTGTGTCCCTCTCCATTCATTTCAATACATGCACGATACCCTTTTCGGGCACAACATTTTGAAAACTTTCACTACTCAATCTCGTCATCAAAGCTTCATTGAGATTCTCTCCGAAGATCCAAACTTGCCGGATAGATACAATGCTAGAGGGGAAAACATTATGTTGCCTGAAATCCCATATGAGAAATTTAGAGTTGGGTCTCAGTTTTTTGTGCTGGCAAAAAGGCATGCTTTGCTTGTACTCAAGGATAGAAAGTTATGGAGGAAATTTAAGCTTCCTTGCTTGAATACAGAGTCTTGTTACCCAGAAGAACACTACTTTCCTACACTTTTATcaatgaagaatccaagagGGTGCAGTCACTACACATTAACAAATGTTAATTGGACTGACTGCTTTGATGGGCACCCGCATTTGTATCAAGCAGAAGAGGTTTCACCAAATCTGGTGCATGGATTGAGGCAGTCCAACTCaagttattcttatttttttgccCGGAAATTTGCTCCTGATTGCTTGCAACCATTGATGGAAATGGCAGATGATGTGATTTTCAAGGATTGA